Proteins from one Tachyglossus aculeatus isolate mTacAcu1 chromosome 23, mTacAcu1.pri, whole genome shotgun sequence genomic window:
- the EXD2 gene encoding exonuclease 3'-5' domain-containing protein 2 isoform X1, which yields MGRPGLLTTVLVGSLLGSAVGGLVLWRAIRRRRGRARPVREPAAGSEESEEARAEAPAAVGRTDPAPHAPRDVPSWVERLLAADVVTVSGREEWERIEERLRKDLEECPLLGIDCEWIPSSGSGSRTSRSLPGAPAEKGSLGECVSVDGKPQPVSLLQMASPSGLCVLVHLPKMVSGGEALPEALLDILADGAILKVGVGCWEDATKLLQDYGVTFRGSLDLRYLAGRRRKDLLQNGLSLKSLAETVLNLPLNKSLLLRCSNWDADHLTQEQVAYAAKDAQVSVAVFLHLLGYPSKAAPGPQATAGSWGKVLVECQGLVDVPFRGKGGGSGPEEEENREGPQKPRSRKSGANGSSPANQQGRDPRKHKRKPLGVGYSARKSPLYDNCFLHAPDGQPLCTCDRRKAQWYLDKGIGELMSEEPFVVKLRFEPSGRPESQGDYYLTVKENLCVVCGKRESYIRKNVVPHEYRRHFPIQMKDHNSHDVLLLCTACHAVSNYYDNHFKRRLAQEFGAPIGSEDGVRPLEDPRRRHVRSGARALLNADGLPARRREELLQGLRAFFDMDVVTDDMLREAAGLETRIYNESYVPHGLKVVQCHAKGGLRSLMQLEARWRQHFLDSMQPKHLPQQWSIDHNHHKLLRKFGEDLPVELSG from the exons ATGGGCAGGCCGGGCCTCCTGACCACCGTGCTGGTGGGGTCCCTCCTGGGCAGCGCCGTCGGGGGGCTGGTCCTCTGGAGAGCCATCCGACGCCGGAGGGGCCGAGCCAGACCCGTCCGGGAGCCGGCCGCGGGGAGCGAGGAGTCGGAAGAGGCCCGAGCGGAGGCACCGGCGGCGGTGGGCCGGACGGATCCCGCCCCTCACGCCCCCCGGGACGTGCCGTCGTGGGTGGAGAGGCTCCTGGCGGCGGACGTGGTCACCGTGTCCGGCCGGGAGGAATGGGAGCGGATCGAAGAGCGGCTCcggaaggacttggaagagtgtcCGCTTCTGGGGATCGACTGTGAGTGG aTTCCCAGCTCCGGGTCGGGTAGCAGAACAAGCAGGTCCCTGCCGGGAGCGCCCGCTGAGAAGGGGAGTCTCGGTGAATGT GTGAGTGTGGACGGCAAGCCTCAACCCGTGTCCCTGCTCCAGATGGCCTCCCCCAGCGGGCTGTGCGTCTTGGTTCATCTGCCCAAGATGGTCAGCGGGGGCGAGGCCCTCCCCGAGGCCCTGCTGGACATCTTGGCGGACGGCGCTATCTTGAAGGTTGGGGTCGGCTGCTGGGAAGACGCCACCAAGCTGCTCCAGGACTACGGGGTCACGTTTAGAGGGAGCCTGGATCTCCGCTATCTGGCCGGAAGGAGGAG GAAGGATCTGCTCCAAAATGGGCTGAGCCTGAAATCCCTGGCAGAGACGGTCTTGAACCTTCCGCTCAACAAATCCCTTCTCCTGCGCTGCAGCAACTGGGATGCTGACCATCTCACTCAGGAGCAG gtGGCTTACGCTGCTAAGGATGCTCAAGTCTCCGTGGCCGTGTTTCTCCACCTCCTGGGCTACCCCTCCAAGGCTGCCCCCGGGCCCCAGGCCACTGCTGGCAGCTGGGGAAAGGTTCTGGTGGAGTGTCAGGGTTTGGTGGACGTCCCCTTCCGAGGCAAAGGCGGCGGCAGCGgcccggaggaggaagagaacagggAAGGCCCGCAGAAGCCAAGGAGTCGGAAGTCTGGAGCGAACGGATCATCCCCGGCCAACCAGCAAGGGAGAGATCCCAGGAAACACAAGCGGAAACCCCTGGGGGTGGGCTATTCTGCCAG AAAGTCGCCCCTCTACGACAACTGCTTTCTCCACGCTCCAGACGGACAGCCCCTGTGCACGTGCGATCGCAGGAAGGCCCAGTGGTACCTGGACAAGGGCATCGGAG AACTGATGAGCGAGGAGCCCTTCGTCGTGAAGCTGCGATTCGAGCCTTCGGGGCGTCCCGAGTCCCAAGGAGATTACTACCTGACCGTTAAGGAGAACCTGTGTGTGGTGTGTGGCAAGAGAGAGTCTTACATCCG GAAGAACGTGGTCCCGCACGAGTACCGGAGGCACTTCCCCATCCAGATGAAGGACCACAACTCCCACGACGTGCTGCTGCTGTGCACGGCCTGTCACGCCGTCTCCAACTACTACGACAACCACTTCAAGCGCCGGCTGGCCCAGGAGTTCGGGGCGCCCATCGGGTCCGAGGACGGGGTCCGCCCGCTGGAGGACCCCCGGCGCCGGCACGTGCGGTCGGGGGCCCGGGCCCTGCTGAACGCCGACGGCCTGCCCGCCCGGCGCAGGGAGGAGCTCCTGCAGGGCCTCAGGGCCTTCTTCGACATGGACGTCGTCACGGACGACATGCTGCGCGAGGCCGCGGGTCTGGAGACCAG GATTTACAACGAGAGCTACGTGCCCCACGGGCTGAAGGTTGTGCAGTGCCACGCCAAAGGCGGGCTGCGCTCCCTGATGCAGCTGGAGGCCCGCTGGCGCCAACACTTCCTGGACTCCATGCAGCCCAAGCACCTGCCCCAGCAGTGGTCCATTGACCACAACCACCACAAGCTGCTCAGGAAGTTCGGGGAGGACCTGCCCGTCGAGCTGTCCGGATGA
- the EXD2 gene encoding exonuclease 3'-5' domain-containing protein 2 isoform X2 translates to MGRPGLLTTVLVGSLLGSAVGGLVLWRAIRRRRGRARPVREPAAGSEESEEARAEAPAAVGRTDPAPHAPRDVPSWVERLLAADVVTVSGREEWERIEERLRKDLEECPLLGIDCEWVSVDGKPQPVSLLQMASPSGLCVLVHLPKMVSGGEALPEALLDILADGAILKVGVGCWEDATKLLQDYGVTFRGSLDLRYLAGRRRKDLLQNGLSLKSLAETVLNLPLNKSLLLRCSNWDADHLTQEQVAYAAKDAQVSVAVFLHLLGYPSKAAPGPQATAGSWGKVLVECQGLVDVPFRGKGGGSGPEEEENREGPQKPRSRKSGANGSSPANQQGRDPRKHKRKPLGVGYSARKSPLYDNCFLHAPDGQPLCTCDRRKAQWYLDKGIGELMSEEPFVVKLRFEPSGRPESQGDYYLTVKENLCVVCGKRESYIRKNVVPHEYRRHFPIQMKDHNSHDVLLLCTACHAVSNYYDNHFKRRLAQEFGAPIGSEDGVRPLEDPRRRHVRSGARALLNADGLPARRREELLQGLRAFFDMDVVTDDMLREAAGLETRIYNESYVPHGLKVVQCHAKGGLRSLMQLEARWRQHFLDSMQPKHLPQQWSIDHNHHKLLRKFGEDLPVELSG, encoded by the exons ATGGGCAGGCCGGGCCTCCTGACCACCGTGCTGGTGGGGTCCCTCCTGGGCAGCGCCGTCGGGGGGCTGGTCCTCTGGAGAGCCATCCGACGCCGGAGGGGCCGAGCCAGACCCGTCCGGGAGCCGGCCGCGGGGAGCGAGGAGTCGGAAGAGGCCCGAGCGGAGGCACCGGCGGCGGTGGGCCGGACGGATCCCGCCCCTCACGCCCCCCGGGACGTGCCGTCGTGGGTGGAGAGGCTCCTGGCGGCGGACGTGGTCACCGTGTCCGGCCGGGAGGAATGGGAGCGGATCGAAGAGCGGCTCcggaaggacttggaagagtgtcCGCTTCTGGGGATCGACTGTGAGTGG GTGAGTGTGGACGGCAAGCCTCAACCCGTGTCCCTGCTCCAGATGGCCTCCCCCAGCGGGCTGTGCGTCTTGGTTCATCTGCCCAAGATGGTCAGCGGGGGCGAGGCCCTCCCCGAGGCCCTGCTGGACATCTTGGCGGACGGCGCTATCTTGAAGGTTGGGGTCGGCTGCTGGGAAGACGCCACCAAGCTGCTCCAGGACTACGGGGTCACGTTTAGAGGGAGCCTGGATCTCCGCTATCTGGCCGGAAGGAGGAG GAAGGATCTGCTCCAAAATGGGCTGAGCCTGAAATCCCTGGCAGAGACGGTCTTGAACCTTCCGCTCAACAAATCCCTTCTCCTGCGCTGCAGCAACTGGGATGCTGACCATCTCACTCAGGAGCAG gtGGCTTACGCTGCTAAGGATGCTCAAGTCTCCGTGGCCGTGTTTCTCCACCTCCTGGGCTACCCCTCCAAGGCTGCCCCCGGGCCCCAGGCCACTGCTGGCAGCTGGGGAAAGGTTCTGGTGGAGTGTCAGGGTTTGGTGGACGTCCCCTTCCGAGGCAAAGGCGGCGGCAGCGgcccggaggaggaagagaacagggAAGGCCCGCAGAAGCCAAGGAGTCGGAAGTCTGGAGCGAACGGATCATCCCCGGCCAACCAGCAAGGGAGAGATCCCAGGAAACACAAGCGGAAACCCCTGGGGGTGGGCTATTCTGCCAG AAAGTCGCCCCTCTACGACAACTGCTTTCTCCACGCTCCAGACGGACAGCCCCTGTGCACGTGCGATCGCAGGAAGGCCCAGTGGTACCTGGACAAGGGCATCGGAG AACTGATGAGCGAGGAGCCCTTCGTCGTGAAGCTGCGATTCGAGCCTTCGGGGCGTCCCGAGTCCCAAGGAGATTACTACCTGACCGTTAAGGAGAACCTGTGTGTGGTGTGTGGCAAGAGAGAGTCTTACATCCG GAAGAACGTGGTCCCGCACGAGTACCGGAGGCACTTCCCCATCCAGATGAAGGACCACAACTCCCACGACGTGCTGCTGCTGTGCACGGCCTGTCACGCCGTCTCCAACTACTACGACAACCACTTCAAGCGCCGGCTGGCCCAGGAGTTCGGGGCGCCCATCGGGTCCGAGGACGGGGTCCGCCCGCTGGAGGACCCCCGGCGCCGGCACGTGCGGTCGGGGGCCCGGGCCCTGCTGAACGCCGACGGCCTGCCCGCCCGGCGCAGGGAGGAGCTCCTGCAGGGCCTCAGGGCCTTCTTCGACATGGACGTCGTCACGGACGACATGCTGCGCGAGGCCGCGGGTCTGGAGACCAG GATTTACAACGAGAGCTACGTGCCCCACGGGCTGAAGGTTGTGCAGTGCCACGCCAAAGGCGGGCTGCGCTCCCTGATGCAGCTGGAGGCCCGCTGGCGCCAACACTTCCTGGACTCCATGCAGCCCAAGCACCTGCCCCAGCAGTGGTCCATTGACCACAACCACCACAAGCTGCTCAGGAAGTTCGGGGAGGACCTGCCCGTCGAGCTGTCCGGATGA